A genomic segment from bacterium encodes:
- a CDS encoding DUF1972 domain-containing protein, whose protein sequence is MKIAIIGTRGIPARYGGFETCVQELSMRLVEKGHEVIVYCRNSNSPDRPKEFKGVKLIHLPSVRTKIADTFSHTFFSMIHVLFGRIDVILVFNAANSPLCLIPKLFGKKIAINVDGLEWKRRKWGKTAQTYYQFAEYLATKICHQIIADSKAIQQYYLKRYNTTSTFIPYGADIETSSNPNILKEYNLDRDNYFFVVTRLEPENNPDLTIQAFEQVKTDKKLVIVGGTGYKSRFVQELRKTKDKRIIFMPPVYEKDHIKELFCNCYAYVHGNEVGGTNPALLSALGYGNCVLALNVPFNEEVVGEAAILYDRSTEDLSPKMQYLVDNPDVVADYRKRAVNRIKKAEYTWERVTDGYEELLVSLTES, encoded by the coding sequence ATGAAAATAGCTATTATTGGCACAAGAGGAATACCTGCTCGCTATGGTGGGTTCGAAACCTGCGTTCAGGAATTGAGTATGCGATTGGTGGAGAAAGGACACGAGGTAATAGTCTATTGTCGAAATAGCAACTCACCAGACCGACCTAAAGAATTTAAAGGGGTAAAACTCATTCACCTCCCTTCGGTTAGAACCAAAATAGCCGATACCTTTTCACATACCTTTTTTTCTATGATTCATGTTTTGTTTGGGCGGATTGATGTTATCCTTGTTTTTAATGCGGCTAATAGCCCGTTATGCCTCATTCCAAAGTTATTTGGAAAGAAGATAGCCATCAATGTTGATGGACTTGAATGGAAAAGAAGGAAATGGGGCAAGACAGCTCAAACCTATTATCAATTTGCCGAATATCTGGCGACAAAGATATGTCACCAGATTATAGCAGATTCAAAGGCTATCCAGCAATATTACCTGAAACGGTATAACACAACCTCTACCTTCATTCCCTATGGGGCGGACATTGAAACTTCTTCAAATCCCAACATTCTTAAGGAGTATAATTTAGACAGGGATAATTACTTTTTTGTGGTCACCCGATTGGAGCCAGAAAATAACCCGGATTTAACCATTCAAGCCTTTGAGCAGGTAAAAACAGATAAAAAACTGGTTATAGTTGGTGGGACAGGTTATAAAAGTCGGTTTGTTCAAGAACTAAGAAAGACAAAAGACAAAAGAATAATCTTTATGCCGCCTGTGTATGAAAAAGACCACATCAAAGAATTATTCTGTAATTGCTATGCCTATGTTCATGGGAATGAAGTTGGTGGGACAAACCCTGCTTTATTAAGTGCTTTAGGTTATGGGAATTGTGTTTTGGCTTTAAATGTGCCCTTTAATGAAGAGGTAGTGGGTGAAGCCGCTATTTTATATGATAGGTCAACCGAGGATTTAAGCCCAAAAATGCAATATCTTGTCGATAACCCTGATGTCGTCGCCGACTATAGAAAGAGAGCAGTAAATAGAATAAAGAAGGCAGAATATACCTGGGAGAGAGTAACTGATGGTTATGAAGAACTTCTCGTAAGCCTTACAGAGTCTTAG
- a CDS encoding CsgG/HfaB family protein encodes MNKIFLKWANVGVMVSLSIILSFKMIEGAKKEKSSKGNEETSTTSYFGPKKRVAVLDFEVKAPGVEAKIGSGMSEMLITALHNTGKSIVLERDNKAFQDMLKEQDLGKADRIKPETAAKFGEILGAQILIKGAVTEFTQFESIKGVGVFVKGITLGGGGVITAQVAVDIRMFDASTGEIIESHRTEQKANTVIVAGGVKVGDVTIGGVDFHKTPLGKATRQAIEDMVGFIEGQLKAKPWEGRIVTVKDERLIINGGIDVGIKTGDKMEVWTIGEELIDPVTGLSLGREEGQKMGTIEVIEVKEKYSVAIITTGTGFKRNDLVKMTK; translated from the coding sequence ATGAATAAAATTTTTTTAAAATGGGCTAATGTTGGAGTGATGGTTTCCTTGAGTATCATCCTCTCTTTTAAAATGATAGAAGGAGCAAAGAAGGAAAAGAGTTCCAAAGGTAATGAGGAGACTTCAACAACATCTTATTTTGGTCCGAAGAAACGAGTTGCGGTGCTTGATTTTGAGGTTAAAGCACCTGGAGTAGAAGCCAAAATTGGAAGTGGGATGTCAGAGATGCTCATTACCGCACTCCATAACACGGGTAAATCTATTGTCCTGGAACGGGACAATAAGGCATTTCAAGATATGCTAAAAGAACAGGATTTAGGAAAAGCGGATAGAATCAAACCAGAAACTGCGGCTAAATTTGGTGAAATACTTGGAGCTCAAATTTTAATTAAGGGTGCAGTTACAGAATTTACACAGTTTGAATCAATCAAAGGCGTTGGAGTCTTTGTTAAGGGTATTACACTTGGTGGCGGTGGCGTAATCACCGCCCAGGTAGCCGTTGATATCAGGATGTTTGATGCCTCGACGGGTGAAATTATTGAATCACATCGAACTGAACAAAAGGCAAATACGGTTATAGTTGCCGGTGGAGTAAAGGTAGGTGATGTAACCATTGGTGGAGTTGATTTTCATAAAACCCCCTTAGGTAAAGCTACCCGTCAAGCAATTGAAGATATGGTAGGTTTTATTGAGGGACAATTAAAGGCTAAACCATGGGAAGGAAGAATTGTTACGGTAAAAGATGAAAGGCTCATTATCAATGGTGGAATAGATGTTGGGATTAAAACTGGAGATAAAATGGAGGTTTGGACCATAGGAGAAGAATTAATTGACCCGGTTACCGGTTTATCTCTTGGTAGAGAAGAAGGACAAAAAATGGGGACGATTGAAGTCATAGAAGTAAAGGAAAAATATTCTGTAGCAATAATTACCACTGGCACTGGATTTAAACGGAATGACCTGGTGAAGATGACAAAGTAA
- the argB gene encoding acetylglutamate kinase produces the protein MNSLITRANVLVEALPYIKAFSGKIIVIKYGGKSMVDEKLKHSFAQDIVLLRYIGIKPVIVHGGGPQIDQVMKKMGKKIEFINGLRHTDSETMEIVEMVLGGRINAEIVSLINHHGSPAIGLTGVDGDLIEAMQTTNGSLTGQVTNINSKIIQTLDENGFIPVIAPIGIGKDGKRYNINADIAAAEIAITLSAQKLIILTDIKGIFKDIKDASSLISTLKLEEIEGLIKDGCIAEGMLPKINACKKTITSKKVDKAHIIDGRIPHSILLELFTDEGIGTQIIQ, from the coding sequence ATGAATTCATTAATTACTCGGGCTAATGTTTTAGTCGAAGCATTACCTTACATCAAGGCATTTTCTGGGAAGATAATCGTCATCAAATATGGGGGAAAATCTATGGTTGATGAAAAATTAAAACATAGTTTTGCCCAGGATATAGTTTTATTAAGATATATTGGTATTAAACCAGTTATTGTCCATGGCGGAGGTCCACAAATAGACCAGGTGATGAAAAAAATGGGTAAGAAAATAGAATTTATCAACGGACTTCGACATACTGATTCAGAGACAATGGAAATTGTTGAGATGGTTTTAGGTGGACGAATAAATGCAGAAATTGTCTCCTTGATTAATCATCATGGCTCTCCAGCAATTGGATTGACTGGTGTGGATGGCGATTTGATTGAGGCAATGCAAACGACAAATGGAAGTTTAACTGGACAGGTAACTAATATTAACTCAAAAATAATCCAAACCCTTGATGAAAATGGATTTATACCGGTTATTGCTCCTATTGGCATAGGAAAAGATGGAAAACGATATAATATCAATGCTGATATAGCCGCCGCAGAAATAGCTATTACCTTATCTGCTCAAAAATTAATTATCCTGACGGATATCAAAGGTATTTTTAAGGATATAAAAGATGCCAGTTCCCTTATCTCAACTTTAAAACTGGAAGAAATTGAGGGATTGATAAAGGATGGGTGTATTGCTGAAGGAATGCTCCCGAAGATTAATGCCTGTAAAAAGACAATCACTTCAAAAAAGGTTGATAAAGCACACATAATTGATGGTCGAATCCCTCATTCGATTCTTTTAGAATTATTTACAGATGAGGGAATTGGAACACAAATAATTCAGTAA